CTGCATCGCCTGGGTTTTGTGGCGCTTGCGCTGTTGGGTGTGGGGCTGATGGCGGGGATCACGTGGGCAAAGCGGCATTTGACGGAGTTGTCGAAGCCGCCGGATACAGGGGCGTGAAGAAGGATTCGGTCAGGGGCGCTGTTTTTGCTCGCTGACCGCGCACGCGGGATCCATTTTAAGGGGAGCAATGGAAGGTGCTCGGTCAATGCGCGCAGTCAAACAGCGCCCCTGACCGAATGCTCGAGCGATGAGAAGTGAGGAAGGGAAGAAGAGAGGGATGGAATGAAAGCGAAGATTCATGTGACGTTGAAGCAGGGGATTCTGGATCCGCAGGGGAAGGCGATCGAGCATGCGCTGGACTCGCTCGGGTTCAAGAATGCGGCGAATGTGCGGGTGGGCAAGTATATGGAAGTGGACGTACAGGAAACGGACAAGGCCAAAGCCGACGCGCAGGTGAAGCAGATGTGCGAAAAGCTGCTGGCCAACACCATCATCGAAGAATATCGGTATGAGTTGCAGTGACACGTTACGAGTGACGGGTGACAAGTTGATGAAAACAGTTATAGCGAAAGACCGGGGCAATTCCTCTCTCGACGCTGTGCCCGTCACGTGTCACGCGTTACGCGTCACGGGGGTATGGCTATGAATGTAGGTGTTATTGTATTCCCTGGTTCAAATTGCGATCACGATTGCCAGCACGTGTTTCAGGATGTGCTGGGGCAATCGGTGCGGATGATCTGGCACAAGGAAACGTCGCTCGCAGGGATCGATGCGGTGATTCTCCCGGGCGGATTTTCCTATGGCGACTATCTCCGCACCGGCGCGATTGCGAGATTCTCGCCGGTGATGGGCGCCGTGAAGGCGTTCGCCAAGGACGGCGGGGCGGTCATCGGCATCTGCAACGGGTTCCAGATTCTGCTGGAGGCCGGTCTATTGCCCGGGGCGATGCTCCGGAACAAGTCGCTCCACTTTATCTGCAAAGATGTGCATGTGAAGGTGGAGAACGCGGCCACGGCCTTTACGGAGGCCTGCGAGTCTGGGCAGGTGTTGAAGATTCCCGTCGCCCATGCGGACGGCAATTACTATACCGATCCGGTCACGCTGGCGGCGATGCAGGCCAATGCCCAGATCGTCTTGCGCTATTGCACTCCGGAAGGGAAGGTGACGCCGGAGGCGAATCCCAACGGATCGCTCGACAATATCGCCGGCATCATCAATCCCGAGGGCAATGTGCTGGGCATGATGCCGCATCCGGAGCGCTGTGCGGAAGAGATATTGGGGAATCAGGACGGGAAGCTGATATTTCAATCGCTGCTCAAGGCGATGAAGATCAAAGTCTAAGTCTGTGGTCGCGAAGTACTGGCCGTAAGTCTGACGAGTGGATTGCCAATAGAGGAACGGGTCGATGGCGCTTGTTATTACCAAAGAACTGATCGCGCAGCATAATCTAACGGACGACGAGTTCAAAAAGATCGTCGAGATTCCCGGCCTGGATCCGAGTCTGATTCGTATCGGGGTGAAGGTATGACCGCGCGGGCTTTGAAGGGGAAAGTTTCCGATATCCGTCGGATTGCCCGGTTGCACGGAGTCTCGCGGGTGCGTGTATTTGGCTCCCATGCAGCTGGTCGTGCCAGTCGAAGCAGCGACCTTGACCTGCTAATCACGCTTCAGAATGATCGCGATCTCCTCGATCTTGTCGACTTTAAGCTTGATCTCCAGGATTTACTGGGGTGCGACGTGGATGTGGTGACTGAAAACGGGCTGAGCCCGTATTTGCGGAAAACCATACTGAGGACGGCGAAGCCTCTATGAAGGATGTGTCCGCCCATCTGAAACATATCCGCGAAGCGATTGCCAAAATCGAGCGGTACACGAAGGGCGGTCGGGAGGAGTTTCTGGAAGATACGATGATTCAGGATTCGGTCATCCGCAATCTTGAAATCATCGGCGAGGCGGCTCGAAATCTTCCCGCTGAATTACGGACGGCGCATCCGCAAGTTCCCTGGCGAAGCGTGACCGGGATGCGCAATGTGCTGATTCATGAGTATTTCGGCGTTGATCTCGACATTGTCTGGAAAGTGGTCGCACAGCGTCTGCCAGTGTTGAAGGGCCAGGTGTCAGTCATGCTGACAAAGAGGAAACGGTCGAAGAAGAAAGCGTAGTGTCATGAAGTCTGAGCATTCGTGATTACCAAAGAATTGATCGCGCAGCATAATCTGACGGACGACGAGTTCAAAAAGATCGTCGAGATCCTCGGCCGGGAGCCGAATCTGACGGAGCTTGGGATGTTTTCCGTTATGTGGTCGGAGCATTGCTCCTATAAGTCGTCGCGGGTGCATTTGAAGAAGCTGCCTACGACGGGGCCGCGTGTTATCCAGGGCCCCGGCGAAAACGCCGGCGTGGTGGATATCGGCGACGGTCTCTGCGTCGTGTTCAAGATGGAGTCGCACAACCATCCGTCGTTCATCGAGCCCTATCAGGGCGCGGCGACGGGGGTGGGCGGAATTCTGCGCGATGTGTTTACGATGGGGGCGCGCCCGATTGCCTTGCTGGATTCGTTGCGCTTCGGCGGGTTGGATACGGCAAAGAACCGCCATATTGTGAAAGGTGTCGTGGCGGGGATCGCCGGTTATGGCAATTGCATGGGCGTGCCGACTGTCGGCGGCGAAGTCGTCTTCAACGACATCTATTCGCTCAATCCGCTGGTGAATGCGTTCTGCCTCGGTGTCGCGCAGAAGGACAAGATTTTCCTCGGGACCGCGGCCGGTGTCGGTAATCCGGTGATCTATTTTGGTTCGAAGACGGGGCGTGACGGGATCCATGGCGCGACGATGGCGTCCGATTCCTTCGATGACCAATCGGAAAAGAAGCGGCCGACGGTGCAAGTGGGTGACCCGTTCCAGGAAAAGCTGTTGCTGGAAGCCTGTCTCGAACTGATGGCGGGCGATCTTCTGGTCGGCATTCAGGACATGGGTGCGGCCGGGCTGACGAGTTCGTCTTGCGAAATGGCGTCGCGGGCCGGGAACGGGATCGATCTCGATCTGACCCATGTCCCGCGCCGTGAGCCGGGCATGACGCCCTATGAACTCATGTTGTCCGAGTCGCAAGAGCGCATGTTGATGGTGGCGAAGGCCGGCAAGGAAGAGGAGTGCATCCGGATCTGCAAGAAGTGGGATCTGGATGTGGCGGTGGTCGGGAAGGTCACAGGCAGCGGTATTCTGCGCGTACTCGATCAAGGCAAAGTCGTCGCGGAGATTCCGGCGAAATCGCTGGCCGATGACGGGCCGCGCTATGAACGCCCCTTTTCGCCGCCCGGCTATCAGGACATGCTCACGAATTTGAATTACGACGCGTTGCCCGATGTGAAGGATGCGAATGCGGCTTTGCTGGCGTTGTTGGAGTCCCCGACGATCGCGAGCAAGCGCTGGGTATACGAGCAGTACGACCACATGGTGCGGACGAATACGATGGTGCGGCCCGGCTCGGATGCGGCGGTCGTGCGTATTAAGGGCACGAACAAAGCGGTGGCGATGACGGTGGACTGCAACAGCCGGTACTGTCTGCTCAATCCCTATGAAGGGGCGCGGCTGGCGGTGGCAGAAGCCTCGCGGAATCTCGCCTGTTCCGGCGCGGAGCCGATCGGGCTGACGGACTGCCTGAATTTCGGCAACCCCGAACGCCCCGACATCATGTGGCAGTTCGTGATGGCGATCGAGGGCATGAAGGATGCCTGCGAGCATTTCAAGATTCCGATCGTGAGCGGCAATGTCAGCTTCTACAACGAGACCAACGGCCTCTCGATCTATCCCACGCCGATGCTGGGGATGGTAGGGCTCATCGAATCCGCCGATCAGACGATGACGCAATGGTTCCGGAACGAAGGCGACGATATCATTCTGCTCGGGACGACGCGGGAGGATCTGGGCGGGTCGGAATATCTGAAAGTCCAGCATTCGCGCGAGCAGGGCTCTCCGCCGTATCTGAATCTGGAGACGGAGCAGGCGGTGCAGAGTTGCGTGCTGCAGCTGATTCGTTCCGGGCTCGTTCAGTCCGCCCACGATTGCTCCGATGGAGGACTCGCCGTGGCGCTGGCCGAATGCTGCATGTCCGGGCCGGATCAGACGCGCGGGGCTGTGGTACGATTAACGCCTGGCCGCCAGAGGATCGATTCAATGTTGTTTGGTGAAAGCCAGTCACGGATTATCGTATCGGCACAACCGGCTCAACGGCAGGCGATTCTGGAGCAGGCGCAGCGGTTGGGCGTTCCCGCTGCCGTCGTCGGAGCCGTGGGGGGCGCGGCGCTGGTCATTTACGTTGGAGACGAACGGTCGACGACGAAGACGATTGATCTCCCGGTCGCGACCATTGCCGATCGCTGGGGCCTTTCGCTGGAACGGAGATTGAGCCAGGAATAAGCTGGTTCGTACGACTATGCACAAAGAACTTCCGATTATCTCGCCGGACAAGTTTCACGACGAATGTGCCGTGTTCGGCATCTTCGGCCACGAAGAAGCCGCGAATCTGACCTATCTAGGACTCTATGCTTTGCAACATCGTGGACAGGAAGCCTCGGGCATCGTGTCCGGCGACGGCGAACAGTTTTACATCCAGAAGGGGATGGGGCTGGTCGCGGATATCTACAATAAGACGACGCTGGAGAAGCTGCCGGGACGGATGGCCATCGGCCACAATCGGTATTCCACGGCCGGCGGAAACGATCTCAAAAACGTCCAGCCCTTCAACGTCAATTTCGCCTTCGGGAATCTGGCCCTGGCGCACAACGGCAATCTGATCAACTCCCAGGTCTTGCGCAACGAACTCGAAGCCTACGGTGCGATCTTTCAATCCACGTCCGATACCGAAGTCATCATCCATCTGATCGCCCATTCCCGGGCCAGCACGTTCCTGGCGCGCGTCATGGACGCGTTGAATCAGGTGCGGGGCGCGTTCTCGCTGGTCTTGATGACGGATAACGGGTTGATTGCGGTGCGCGATCCCCATGGCCTGCGTCCGCTGTGCTTGGGGCGTGTGCGGGGGAGTTGGGTGGTGGCGTCGGAGACCTGCGCGTTCGATCTCTTGGATGCCGAATACATTCGCGAGATCGAGCCCGGCGAGCTCGTGGTGTTGAGCGATCAAGGGATCGACAGTCACCGGCCGTTTCCTAAAGTCGATCCGGCGATGTGTGTATTCGAGTATGTCTATTTCGCCAGGCCGGATAGCCGAATTTATGGTGCGAATGCGGTCTATTCGACGCGGAAGGCATTAGGTCGTCGATTGGCCAAGGAATCTTGGGTGGAAGCGGACATCGTGATTCCCGTGCCGGATTCCGGCGTGCCGGCCGCGCTCGGTTATAGCGAAGGCGGGGGGATCCCCTTCGAGACGGGGTTGATTCGTAATCACTATGTCGGCCGGACCTTTATCGAACCGGAACAATCCATCCGCCACTTCGGCGTCAAAGTGAAGTTGAACGCGGTTCCTGAGGTACTGATGGGCAAACGGGTGGTGGTGGTCGATGATTCGCTGGTACGCGGGACGACGAGCCGGAAGATCGTCAAGATGTTGCGGAATGCCGGCGCGAAAGAGGTCCATATGCGGATCAGCTCCCCGCCGATCATCTCGCCCTGTTTCTACGGCATCGATACGCCGACTAAAAAGGAACTGATCGCATCGAATCATTCGACCGAAGAAATCCGCAAATACATTACTGCGGATTCGCTGGCCTATCTGAGTTTGGATGGCATGTTGCAATCGGCGCCGGGTGTGCCTTCGCAATATTGTAATGCCTGCTTCACCGAACAGTATCCGATCGCCTTTACCCGTGCAGAAGAGATGCAGCTTGGGCTATTTGAGCCAACGGCCGACCCACGGAAGTTGATGTAGGCGGTCATTTTATCACCTGTGCCTCGCGGGAGGGTGTTTCGATATGCATGAACGCGGTCGGCCGAGGATCGAAGTGAACTACCCTGTTAGCTTGAGCGGCGAGGGGGGCAACGGAAGCGGGACGATGACGAATCTCACCATTACCGGCGGCGAGATCGATTCAGATCTGCATGCCCAAATCGGTGCCCATTTCCGTGTGCATATTCATCTGTCCGGTGCACGGAGTCCCATCGACATCGCCATCGCAACGGTTCGCTGGCAACGGGATCATCGGTTCGGCGTTGAATTTGTTCGGTTCGAAGGCAATGCCAAAGTTCAACTTGAAGAGATGCTGAATCAGAGCGACGCTTCCTCCTCTTCCCCATAGAAGATTTTAGCC
The DNA window shown above is from Nitrospira sp. and carries:
- the purS gene encoding phosphoribosylformylglycinamidine synthase subunit PurS produces the protein MKAKIHVTLKQGILDPQGKAIEHALDSLGFKNAANVRVGKYMEVDVQETDKAKADAQVKQMCEKLLANTIIEEYRYELQ
- the purQ gene encoding phosphoribosylformylglycinamidine synthase subunit PurQ produces the protein MNVGVIVFPGSNCDHDCQHVFQDVLGQSVRMIWHKETSLAGIDAVILPGGFSYGDYLRTGAIARFSPVMGAVKAFAKDGGAVIGICNGFQILLEAGLLPGAMLRNKSLHFICKDVHVKVENAATAFTEACESGQVLKIPVAHADGNYYTDPVTLAAMQANAQIVLRYCTPEGKVTPEANPNGSLDNIAGIINPEGNVLGMMPHPERCAEEILGNQDGKLIFQSLLKAMKIKV
- a CDS encoding nucleotidyltransferase family protein codes for the protein MTARALKGKVSDIRRIARLHGVSRVRVFGSHAAGRASRSSDLDLLITLQNDRDLLDLVDFKLDLQDLLGCDVDVVTENGLSPYLRKTILRTAKPL
- a CDS encoding DUF86 domain-containing protein; the encoded protein is MKDVSAHLKHIREAIAKIERYTKGGREEFLEDTMIQDSVIRNLEIIGEAARNLPAELRTAHPQVPWRSVTGMRNVLIHEYFGVDLDIVWKVVAQRLPVLKGQVSVMLTKRKRSKKKA
- the purL gene encoding phosphoribosylformylglycinamidine synthase subunit PurL, whose product is MITKELIAQHNLTDDEFKKIVEILGREPNLTELGMFSVMWSEHCSYKSSRVHLKKLPTTGPRVIQGPGENAGVVDIGDGLCVVFKMESHNHPSFIEPYQGAATGVGGILRDVFTMGARPIALLDSLRFGGLDTAKNRHIVKGVVAGIAGYGNCMGVPTVGGEVVFNDIYSLNPLVNAFCLGVAQKDKIFLGTAAGVGNPVIYFGSKTGRDGIHGATMASDSFDDQSEKKRPTVQVGDPFQEKLLLEACLELMAGDLLVGIQDMGAAGLTSSSCEMASRAGNGIDLDLTHVPRREPGMTPYELMLSESQERMLMVAKAGKEEECIRICKKWDLDVAVVGKVTGSGILRVLDQGKVVAEIPAKSLADDGPRYERPFSPPGYQDMLTNLNYDALPDVKDANAALLALLESPTIASKRWVYEQYDHMVRTNTMVRPGSDAAVVRIKGTNKAVAMTVDCNSRYCLLNPYEGARLAVAEASRNLACSGAEPIGLTDCLNFGNPERPDIMWQFVMAIEGMKDACEHFKIPIVSGNVSFYNETNGLSIYPTPMLGMVGLIESADQTMTQWFRNEGDDIILLGTTREDLGGSEYLKVQHSREQGSPPYLNLETEQAVQSCVLQLIRSGLVQSAHDCSDGGLAVALAECCMSGPDQTRGAVVRLTPGRQRIDSMLFGESQSRIIVSAQPAQRQAILEQAQRLGVPAAVVGAVGGAALVIYVGDERSTTKTIDLPVATIADRWGLSLERRLSQE
- the purF gene encoding amidophosphoribosyltransferase; protein product: MHKELPIISPDKFHDECAVFGIFGHEEAANLTYLGLYALQHRGQEASGIVSGDGEQFYIQKGMGLVADIYNKTTLEKLPGRMAIGHNRYSTAGGNDLKNVQPFNVNFAFGNLALAHNGNLINSQVLRNELEAYGAIFQSTSDTEVIIHLIAHSRASTFLARVMDALNQVRGAFSLVLMTDNGLIAVRDPHGLRPLCLGRVRGSWVVASETCAFDLLDAEYIREIEPGELVVLSDQGIDSHRPFPKVDPAMCVFEYVYFARPDSRIYGANAVYSTRKALGRRLAKESWVEADIVIPVPDSGVPAALGYSEGGGIPFETGLIRNHYVGRTFIEPEQSIRHFGVKVKLNAVPEVLMGKRVVVVDDSLVRGTTSRKIVKMLRNAGAKEVHMRISSPPIISPCFYGIDTPTKKELIASNHSTEEIRKYITADSLAYLSLDGMLQSAPGVPSQYCNACFTEQYPIAFTRAEEMQLGLFEPTADPRKLM
- a CDS encoding PilZ domain-containing protein; this translates as MHERGRPRIEVNYPVSLSGEGGNGSGTMTNLTITGGEIDSDLHAQIGAHFRVHIHLSGARSPIDIAIATVRWQRDHRFGVEFVRFEGNAKVQLEEMLNQSDASSSSP